CCACGGATCCGCGGCCTGCCCCGCCGCGCGCCGAGGGCGAAGGCCCCTTCGAGCGCCTCGTCATCCGCAATGCGACGGTCATCGATGGCACCGGCGCTCCCGCCGGCGGCCCC
Above is a window of Thermoanaerobaculia bacterium DNA encoding:
- a CDS encoding amidohydrolase, whose protein sequence is MFRVCNRTRSSSLTLLVLAFAAMAPPALAQEPSTDPRPAPPRAEGEGPFERLVIRNATVIDGTGAPAGGP